A genome region from Carya illinoinensis cultivar Pawnee chromosome 2, C.illinoinensisPawnee_v1, whole genome shotgun sequence includes the following:
- the LOC122299892 gene encoding protein DEFECTIVE IN MERISTEM SILENCING 3-like isoform X2, translated as MKSLQKEDLEILDKRFKRHEDNLAFLKSRIKHLDESIHGLKGSLERYHSENVAETVSDSSLHTEVETKILQRENSAAGILCWLKANRLSRALDLALTKDVLGVVASLARVDDENLSRLLSEYLGLDTMLAIVCKTYEGVKALENYDGEGSVNSKTGLHGLGSSIGRRINGRFLVICLEDIRSYAGGFVEDDQQRKLALPKPKLPNGQCPSGFLDYAVNMINLEERNLSYLTASGYGLRETLFYGLFSRLQIYRTRSEMLLALSCITDGALSLDGGMIKKSGVFALGSRKDIEVKFPIASVRFNAPANYTQTEDMIRMLEWERSKIAEDMEREEQLYNTMSSVIIFPQKDEPM; from the exons ATGAAGTCCTTGCAAAAG GAAGATTTAGAGATCTTGGACAAAAGATTCAAGAGGCATGAAGATAATCTTGCATTTCTTAAGAGTCGAATAAAGCACTTAGATGAATCTATACACGGTTTAAAAG GGAGTCTTGAAAGGTATCATTCAGAAAATGTGGCTGAGACAGTAAGTGATAGTTCTTTGCATACTGAGGTGGAAACAAAGATATTGCAGCGAGAAAACTCTGCAGCTGGCATCCTTTGCTGGTTGAAAGCTAATCGTTTAAGCCGAGCATTGGATTTGGCATTAACCAAGGATGTTCTGGGTGTTGTAGCTAGTCTTGCAAGAGTGGATGACGAGAACCTTAGCAG ACTTCTCTCAGAGTACTTGGGATTGGATACCATGCTTGCGATAGTTTGCAAGACATATGAAGGAGTAAAGGCTTTGGAGAATTATGATGGGGAAGGCTCAGTAAATAGCAAAACTGGTCTACATGGGCTTGGATCATCTATCGGAAGGAGGATAAATGGCAGATTCCTTGTCATATGTCTTGAAGATATAAG ATCATATGCTGGTGGGTTTGTAGAGGATGACCAACAAAGGAAACTTGCTCTTCCAAAACCAAAATTACCAAACGGGCAGTGTCCATCTGGATTTCTTGATTATGCAGTAAACATGATCAATTTGGAAGAGAgaaatttatcttatctcactGCCAGTGGATATGGTTTACGAGAGACATTATTCTATGGACTCTTTTCTCGTCTCCAAATATACAGAACCAGAAGTGAGATGCTACTTGCTCTCTCATGCATAACTGATGGAGCACTATCTTTAGATGGTGGGATGATCAAGAAATCTGGTGTATTTGCCCTTGGTAGTAG GAAAGATATAGAGGTAAAATTTCCTATAGCCTCAGTGAGATTTAATGCACCTGCAAACTACACCCAAACTGAAGATATGATCAGGATGCTAGAATGGGAAAGATCTAAAATTGCTGAGGACATGGAAAGAGAAGAACAATTGTACAATACAATGTCCTCTGTTATAATCTTCCCACAGAAAGATGAGCCAATGTGA
- the LOC122299892 gene encoding protein DEFECTIVE IN MERISTEM SILENCING 3-like isoform X1 — protein sequence MHQPATGQEDLEILDKRFKRHEDNLAFLKSRIKHLDESIHGLKGSLERYHSENVAETVSDSSLHTEVETKILQRENSAAGILCWLKANRLSRALDLALTKDVLGVVASLARVDDENLSRLLSEYLGLDTMLAIVCKTYEGVKALENYDGEGSVNSKTGLHGLGSSIGRRINGRFLVICLEDIRSYAGGFVEDDQQRKLALPKPKLPNGQCPSGFLDYAVNMINLEERNLSYLTASGYGLRETLFYGLFSRLQIYRTRSEMLLALSCITDGALSLDGGMIKKSGVFALGSRKDIEVKFPIASVRFNAPANYTQTEDMIRMLEWERSKIAEDMEREEQLYNTMSSVIIFPQKDEPM from the exons ATGCATCAGCCAGCTACCGGCCAG GAAGATTTAGAGATCTTGGACAAAAGATTCAAGAGGCATGAAGATAATCTTGCATTTCTTAAGAGTCGAATAAAGCACTTAGATGAATCTATACACGGTTTAAAAG GGAGTCTTGAAAGGTATCATTCAGAAAATGTGGCTGAGACAGTAAGTGATAGTTCTTTGCATACTGAGGTGGAAACAAAGATATTGCAGCGAGAAAACTCTGCAGCTGGCATCCTTTGCTGGTTGAAAGCTAATCGTTTAAGCCGAGCATTGGATTTGGCATTAACCAAGGATGTTCTGGGTGTTGTAGCTAGTCTTGCAAGAGTGGATGACGAGAACCTTAGCAG ACTTCTCTCAGAGTACTTGGGATTGGATACCATGCTTGCGATAGTTTGCAAGACATATGAAGGAGTAAAGGCTTTGGAGAATTATGATGGGGAAGGCTCAGTAAATAGCAAAACTGGTCTACATGGGCTTGGATCATCTATCGGAAGGAGGATAAATGGCAGATTCCTTGTCATATGTCTTGAAGATATAAG ATCATATGCTGGTGGGTTTGTAGAGGATGACCAACAAAGGAAACTTGCTCTTCCAAAACCAAAATTACCAAACGGGCAGTGTCCATCTGGATTTCTTGATTATGCAGTAAACATGATCAATTTGGAAGAGAgaaatttatcttatctcactGCCAGTGGATATGGTTTACGAGAGACATTATTCTATGGACTCTTTTCTCGTCTCCAAATATACAGAACCAGAAGTGAGATGCTACTTGCTCTCTCATGCATAACTGATGGAGCACTATCTTTAGATGGTGGGATGATCAAGAAATCTGGTGTATTTGCCCTTGGTAGTAG GAAAGATATAGAGGTAAAATTTCCTATAGCCTCAGTGAGATTTAATGCACCTGCAAACTACACCCAAACTGAAGATATGATCAGGATGCTAGAATGGGAAAGATCTAAAATTGCTGAGGACATGGAAAGAGAAGAACAATTGTACAATACAATGTCCTCTGTTATAATCTTCCCACAGAAAGATGAGCCAATGTGA